One stretch of Xiphophorus maculatus strain JP 163 A chromosome 19, X_maculatus-5.0-male, whole genome shotgun sequence DNA includes these proteins:
- the LOC111612258 gene encoding spidroin-2-like — protein sequence MRSGSRRSVPRRSVPRRSVARRSVARRGPGGRSPGGRSPGGLSPGGVQVVGVQAVGPQAVCRQAGSRRSGSRRSVPRRSVARRSVARRGPGGRGPGGRSPGGLSPGGVQAVGPDGR from the exons ATGCGGTCGGGGTCCAGGCGGTCGGTCCCCAGGCGGTCGGTCCCCAGGCGGTCGGTCGCCAGGCGGTCTGTCGCCAGGCGGGGTCCAG GCGGTCGGTCCCCAGGCGGTCGGTCGCCAGGCGGTCTGTCGCCAGGCGGGGTCCAGGTGGTCGGGGTCCAGGCGGTCGGTCCCCAGGCGGTCTGTCGCCAGGCGGGGTCCAGGCGGTCGGGGTCCAGGCGGTCGGTCCCCAGGCGGTCGGTCGCCAGGCGGTCTGTCGCCAGGCGGGGTCCAGGTGGTCGGGGTCCAGGCGGTCGGTCCCCAGGCGGTCTGTCGCCAGGCGGGGTCCAGGCGGTCGGTCCAGACGGTCGCTGA
- the LOC111612257 gene encoding thrombomodulin-like, whose protein sequence is MPQAGRGSEPQRLAAGMALLLWVLMLPVLEAGPGRQQACLPLCSEGRCLTVNRAGLDFDSASAACHRRGGELLTLQAESSHRLLARLAPVLSGSFWMGLRLPAGSCSDPAEPLRGYRWTSGAANGTFNSSWVRWAAGAAVCSSSCVALARYRVWTEQPCSDRPDGFLCGTADSNACWEQELFFNGPFRCDDAPCQQRCADAEGGIRCSCFHGYVPDGEDPRRCRQHCAQQSCPAVCAAGGAACRCADGFLLEERRCEDIDECHMGQCDQICLNTFGSFLCSCRRGFLLTGQVRCVAVAAGEVVTPADRDSTLRAASAPPGPFLWVWVGAAVVLVAAVFLLRLYVVRRQKRRERSSGQQPAASAPPPDL, encoded by the coding sequence ATGCCTCAGGCGGGTCGAGGCTCAGAACCTCAGCGACTGGCTGCTGGAATGGCTCTTCTGCTGTGGGTTCTGATGCTGCCGGTTCTGgaggccgggccgggccggcaGCAGGCCTGCCTGCCTCTGTGTTCTGAAGGCCGCTGCCTGACGGTGAACCGGGCCGGACTGGACTTTGACTCGGCGTCGGCGGCGTGCCACAGGCGGGGCGGAGAGCTGCTGACGCTGCAGGCTGAGAGCAGCCACCGGCTGTTGGCCCGGCTGGCTCCGGTTCTGTCCGGTAGCTTCTGGATGGGACTGCGGCTGCCGGCCGGGTCCTGCAGCGACCCGGCAGAACCGCTTAGAGGGTATCGCTGGACCTCCGGCGCCGCCAACGGCACCTTCAACTCGTCCTGGGTCCGGTGGGCGGCCGGCGCCGCGGTCTGCTCGTCCAGTTGCGTGGCGCTGGCCCGGTACCGGGTCTGGACGGAGCAGCCGTGTTCCGACAGACCTGACGGGTTTCTGTGCGGAACCGCAGACAGCAATGCATGCTGGGAGCAGGAGCTCTTCTTCAACGGCCCCTTCCGGTGCGACGACGCCCCCTGCCAGCAGCGGTGTGCGGACGCCGAGGGCGGGATCAGATGCtcctgtttccatggttacgTCCCGGACGGCGAGGACCCGCGGCGGTGCCGGCAGCACTGCGCCCAGCAGAGCTGTCCGGCGGTGTGCGCGGCGGGCGGCGCGGCGTGCCGCTGCGCGGACGGCTTCCTGCTGGAGGAGCGGCGGTGTGAGGACATCGACGAGTGTCACATGGGGCAGTGCGACCAGATCTGCCTCAACACCTTCGGCAGCTTCCTGTGCTCCTGCCGCCGAGGCTTCCTGCTGACGGGACAGGTGCGGTGCGTCGCCGTGGCAGCAGGTGAGGTCGTGACCCCGGCGGATCGCGACAGCACTCTGAGGGCCGCCTCGGCTCCGCCGGGGCCCTTCCTCTGGGTCTGGGTGGGGGCCGCCGTGGTTCTGGTGGCAGCCGTGTTTCTGCTCAGACTTTACGTTGTTCGGCGTCAGAAACGCAGAGAGCGAAGCTCCGGCCAGCAGCCGGCCGCTTCCGCTCCTCCCCCGGACCTCTGA
- the gnmt gene encoding glycine N-methyltransferase has product MSVDSVFRTRSLGVAAEGLPDQYADGKAAKVWELYIGDIQSRTQEYKSWVVSLLKRHGVRKVLDVACGTGVDSIMLVEEGFQMVSVDASDKMLKFALKARWERRKEAAFDQWVIEEANWLTLPDDIHRPADGYDAVICLGNSFAHLPDFKGDQSEQRLALHNIAGMVRPGGILIIDHRNYDYILETGRAPQGKNIYYKSDLTQDITTSVLWVNSKPHMITLDYTIQVPQAALQKLPEVSKFRLSYYPHRLQSFGELLSDAFSANMEHTVYGDFKAFRPGQDPPPCYFIHVCKRTT; this is encoded by the exons ATGTCGGTCGACAGCGTCTTCAGGACCCGCTCTCTTGGCGTGGCCGCCGAGGGACTTCCGGATCAGTACGCGGACGGGAAAGCGGCCAAAGTGTGGGAGTTGTACATCGGAGATATCCAGAGCCGGACCCAGGAATACAAGAGCTGGGTGGTTTCCCTGCTGAAGCGGCACGGCGTGCGGAAGGTGCTGGACGTGGCCTGCGGGACCGG AGTGGACTCCATCATGCTGGTGGAGGAAGGTTTCCAGATGGTGAGCGTCGACGCCAGCGACAAGATGCTGAAGTTCGCCCTGAAGGCGCGCTGGGAGCGCCGCAAGGAGGCCGCCTTCGACCAGTGGG TGATCGAAGAGGCCAACTGGCTGACGTTGCCTGATGACATCCACAGACCCGCGGACGGCTACGACGCCGTCATCTGCCTCGGGAACTCCTTCGCTCACCTGCCGGACTTCAAAG GGGACCAGAGCGAGCAGCGCCTGGCGCTCCATAACATCGCCGGCATGGTGCGACCCGGCGGGATCCTCATCATCGATCACCGTAACTACGACTACATCCTGGAGACGGGGCGCGCCCCGCAGGGCAAGAACATTTACTACAAG AGCGACCTGACCCAGGACATCACCACCTCGGTTCTATGGGTGAACAGTAAGCCTCACATGATCACCTTGGACTACACCATCCAGGTGCCTCAGGCGGCGCTGCAGAAGCTTCCTGAAGTCAG TAAGTTCCGGCTGTCCTACTACCCTCACCGCCTGCAGAGCTTCGGCGAGCTGCTGAGCGACGCCTTCAGCGCCAACATGGAGCACACCGTCTACGGAGACTTCAAGGCCTTCCGGCCGGGCCAGGACCCGCCGCCCTGCTACTTCATCCACGTCTGCAAGAGAACAACCTGA